In Triticum aestivum cultivar Chinese Spring chromosome 5B, IWGSC CS RefSeq v2.1, whole genome shotgun sequence, the following proteins share a genomic window:
- the LOC123112268 gene encoding E3 ubiquitin-protein ligase RING1, with translation MSPHTSWSPPLPGVVTLNCTDNAYECLPLCPGLDCPDYAAPPPPPLPLAPAAVDHRLPVRLLLTVSLLSAFLFLSLGLATLLLYRRRRALRRRRRAAAAQLPHGEGFGDGGDEEGGGGGGVVHHVWYIRTVGLDEATIASIATKEYRGVGTGGDCAVCLGEFSDGELVRLLPRCSHPFHAPCIDTWLRAHVSCPICRSVVVVPSSLPAAATDAEAEGGEVEEHQVFDEMSPSESLPEGSEDSDASSDTQSEDTQVVAEENGSATPKPIRRSASMDSPLFLVVVPEGQGGALQANRKLPTGRQMSIFRAKEKDAAGTSSSSCQTGGFRIGRSMSSSGRGLFFSRNGRSTGNVLPL, from the coding sequence ATGTCCCCCCACACGTCGTGGAGCCCCCCGCTCCCGGGCGTCGTCACGCTCAACTGCACGGACAACGCGTACGAGTGCCTCCCGCTCTGCCCCGGCCTCGACTGCCCCGACTACgcggcgcccccgccgccgccgctcccgctcGCCCCGGCCGCCGTCGACCACCGCCTGCCCGTACGCCTCCTCCTCACCGTCTCCCTCCTCtccgccttcctcttcctctcgctcGGGCTCGCCACGCTCCTCctctaccgccgccgccgcgcgctgcgccgccgccgccgggcggcCGCCGCCCAGCTGCCTCACGGCGAAGGGTTCGGTGATGGCGGGGACGaggagggaggcggaggcggaggggtGGTGCACCACGTCTGGTACATCCGCACGGTGGGGCTCGACGAGGCCACCATCGCGTCCATAGCCACCAAGGAGTACCGCGGCGTGGGGACCGGCGGGGACTGCGCGGTTTGCCTCGGCGAGTTCAGCGACGGCGAGCTCGTCCGCCTCCTCCCGCGCTGCTCGCACCCGTTCCACGCGCCCTGCATCGACACCTGGCTCCGCGCCCACGTCAGCTGCCCGATTTGCCGTTCCGTCGTCGTCGTGCCATCTAGCCTCCCGGCTGCGGCGACTGATGCTGAGGCAGAGGGCGGCGAAGTGGAAGAGCACCAGGTGTTTGACGAAATGTCCCCGTCCGAATCACTGCCCGAGGGTTCTGAGGATTCCGATGCCTCGTCGGACACTCAAAGTGAGGACACCCAAGTTGTAGCAGAGGAGAATGGAAGTGCGACGCCCAAGCCAATACGGCGCTCAGCCTCCATGGACTCGCCGCTGTTCCTTGTGGTTGTGCCTGAAGGTCAGGGTGGTGCTCTGCAGGCTAATCGCAAATTGCCCACTGGTCGACAGATGAGCATCTTCAGGGCGAAGGAGAAGGATGCAGCAGGGACATCTTCATCCTCTTGTCAAACAGGCGGGTTCAGGATTGGCAGGTCCATGTCAAGCAGTGGTCGGGGATTGTTCTTCTCACGGAATGGGCGCTCCACTGGCAACGTGCTGCCACTTTGA
- the LOC123116315 gene encoding transcription factor bHLH94, protein MALEAVFSRAAAGLFGRCAMAGTGAGGAWNGLFGGGEGLAGLDGGDWDAAAAAAFSSMLLPQAAFQELDISAVAAATAPQEESVGGGEMSAAGVGQDDAAPVAAAATGRRKRRRTRTAKNSEEVESQRMTHIAVERNRRKQMNEYLAALRSLMPPSYAQRGDQASIVGGAINFVKELEQLLQTLETHRRTREPAAAVDGGEAPPPPFANFFTFPQYSMSATSAPAPPPATDEGEGADGCPGAEASGSKPSAVADVEVTMVESHANLRMLSRRRPRQLLRLLVGLQGHRLTVLHLNMSSAGHMVLYSLSLKVEDDCQLTSVDEIATAAHQIVEKIQEEQELTVAA, encoded by the exons ATGGCATTGGAGGCCGTGTTCTCCCGCGCTGCTGCTGGTCTCTTCGGTCGCTGCGCCATGGCGGGGACGGGGGCGGGGGGAGCTTGGAATGGTCTCTTCGGTGGGGGCGAAGGGTTGGCGGGCTTggacggcggggactgggacgccgccgccgccgccgcgttctCGTCCATGCTGCTGCCTCAAGCTGCGTTCCAGGAGCTGGATATCTCCGCCGTCGCCGCTGCTACCGCTCCGCAGGAGGAGTCCGTAGGTGGCGGCGAGATGAGCGCGGCCGGCGTGGGTCAGGATGACGCTGcgcccgtggcggcggcggcgacggggcggaggaAGCGGCGGCGGACGAGGACGGCCAAGAACTCGGAGGAGGTGGAGAGCCAGCGGATGACCCATATTGCCGTCGAGCGCAACCGCCGCAAGCAGATGAACGAGTACCTCGCCGCGCTCCGCTCCCTCATGCCGCCCTCCTACGCGCAAAGG GGTGATCAGGCATCTATAGTTGGAGGTGCGATCAACTTCGTCAAGGAGCTGGAGCAGTTGCTCCAGACCCTGGAGACGCACAGGCGGACACGGGAACCCGCGGCAGCCGTCGACGGCGGGGaagcgccgccaccgccgttcGCCAACTTCTTCACCTTCCCTCAGTACTCAATGAGCGCTACCTCGGCACCGGCGCCTCCTCCGGCCACCGATGAGGGTGAGGGTGCCGACGGCTGCCCCGGGGCGGAGGCGTCCGGATCAAAGCCGTCGGCGGTGGCGGACGTGGAGGTGACCATGGTGGAGAGCCACGCTAACCTGCGGATGCTGTCCCGGCGGCGGCCGAGGCAGCTGCTGCGGCTGCTGGTGGGGCTGCAGGGCCACCGGCTCACGGTGCTGCACCTCAACATGAGCAGCGCCGGCCACATGGTGCTCTACTCGCTCAGCCTCAAG GTGGAGGACGATTGCCAACTTACCTCCGTGGATGAGATCGCCACCGCGGCCCATCAGATCGTCGAGAAGATCCAAGAAGAGCAAGAGCTTACTGTGGCGGCTTAG